One window from the genome of Pyrus communis chromosome 16, drPyrComm1.1, whole genome shotgun sequence encodes:
- the LOC137721225 gene encoding probable LRR receptor-like serine/threonine-protein kinase At3g47570 — protein MSPHIGNLSFLRFINLRNNSLSGKIPQQIGHLFRLQHLNLSDNILEGVIPVNLTYCSELNIISLRSNRLMGNILSELGSFTKLLTLNLATNNLTGENNFVRQVPASFGDLPDLRWLGLSNNNLESYSANDLYFITPLTNCSNLEILDMSLNNFGGVLPNSVANLSTNSLQILALDGNRLSGQIASSIGNLTQMFQLYLSENKLEGSIPPSIGNCKNLQYMDISDNSLSGDIPPQLCGGVSEFQLPACPIKGSEPRKILGRKQKLIIALVVGCLILLSFLLALYWRRKQEKKPPSAVSSINFLSKVSYETLHQATSGFIPNALIGSGSFGSVYKGILENEENSVAIKVFNLQQKGASKSFMVECDALRNIRHRNLVQILTCFSSTDYNGNEFKALVFKYMSDGSLEQWLHRENQSRSLSLHQRLNIAVDVASALYYLHDHCEQPIIHCDLKPSNILLDDDMNAHVGDFGLASLISATADSSLNQSSTVGITGTIGYAAPEYAIGGEPSRQGDIYSYGILVLEMFTGRRPTDEMFKDGFNLHNFVKMAIHERTMQIVDPAILAAIEEKAPAAKGKEANYINGETEAGEENINYVNISEMNPFVRKCILPVLEIGLACLEKSPKRRVKMQNVTGELHRIQNALIGVEIRRERPKIRAK, from the exons ATGTCACCTCACATTGGCAACCTCTCATTTCTTAGGTTTATCAACCTTCGAAACAACAGCTTATCGGGAAAGATTCCACAGCAAATTGGTCATCTGTTCCGACTGCAGCATCTCAATCTTAGTGACAACATTTTGGAGGGGGTAATTCCAGTCAACTTGACATACTGCTCTGAATTGAACATCATAAGTTTGAGATCAAACCGTCTCATGGGCAACATACTGTCGGAGCTTGGCTCGTTTACGAAGCTTTTGACACTCAATCTCGCCACAAACAATCTGACAGGAG AAAACAATTTTGTGAGGCAAGTTCCAGCAAGTTTCGGAGATCTTCCAGATCTCCGCTGGCTCGGTCTGAGCAACAATAACCTAGAAAGTTATTCAGCTAATGACCTGTATTTTATAACACCCTTGACAAATTGCAGCAACCTGGAAATACTTGATATGAGTTTGAACAACTTTGGAGGTGTTTTACCCAACTCTGTAGCCAATCTTTCAACCAACTCT CTGCAAATACTGGCTTTAGATGGAAATAGATTATCAGGACAGATCGCTTCTTCCATAGGAAACCTCACTCAAATGTTTCAACTCTACTTATCAGAAAATAAGTTAGAAGGAAGCATTCCCCCGAGCATCGGAAACTGCAAAAATTTGCAGTACATGGACATCTCAGACAATAGCCTCAGTGGAGATATACCACCACAG CTTTGTGGTGGTGTATCGGAATTTCAGCTACCAGCATGCCCCATCAAAGGATCAGAACCTAGAAAGATCCTTGGTCGCAAACAAAAACTTATAATTGCTTTAGTGGTGGGATGTCTCATCCTGCTTTCGTTCTTGCTTGCACTTTACTGGAGGAGAAAACAGGAAAAGAAACCACCATCCGCAGTCTCATCAATCAACTTCCTTTCAAAGGTTTCATATGAAACGCTTCATCAAGCTACCAGCGGATTCATTCCAAACGCTTTAATTGGTTCAGGAAGTTTTGGCTCTGTATATAAGGGGATTcttgaaaatgaagaaaattcaGTTGCTATAAAGGTCTTCAACCTTCAACAAAAAGGAGCTTCCAAGAGTTTCATGGTGGAATGCGATGCACTAAGAAATATCCGGCACAGGAATCTTGTTCAGATCTTAACATGTTTCTCCAGCACGGATTACAATGGCAACGAATTCAAAGCTCTGGTTTTCAAGTACATGTCAGACGGAAGTTTAGAGCAGTGGCTGCACAGAGAAAAccaatcaaggagtttgagcCTTCACCAAAGATTGAACATTGCAGTTGATGTGGCTTCTGCATTGTACTATCTCCATGACCATTGTGAACAACCAATCATTCACTGTGACTTGAAGCCAAGCAACATTCTTCTTGACGATGACATGAATGCTCATGTAGGTGATTTTGGGTTAGCAAGCCTCATTTCAGCTACCGCGGACTCCTCTCTAAATCAAAGTAGCACAGTTGGAATAACGGGAACCATTGGCTATGCGGCTCCAG AGTACGCAATTGGTGGCGAACCATCAAGACAAGGGGACATATACAGTTATGGGATCCTAGTGTTAGAAATGTTCACTGGAAGAAGACCGACTGATGAAATGTTCAAAGACGGTTTCAATCTCCATAACTTTGTTAAGATGGCAATACATGAAAGAACAATGCAGATCGTGGATCCTGCTATCCTCGCGGCTATTGAAGAGAAAGCGCCTGCAGCAAAAGGAAAGGAAGCAAACTACATCAATGGCGAAACTGAGGCGGGAGAAGAAAACATAAACTACGTGAACATAAGTGAAATGAATCCATTTGTGAGGAAGTGCATACTTCCAGTCCTCGAGATTGGGCTCGCGTGCTTGGAAAAATCACCAAAACGGAGAGTGAAAATGCAGAATGTCACCGGGGAGCTGCATCGTATACAAAATGCGTTGATCGGTGTAGAAATCCGTCGAGAGAGACCGAAAATCAGAGCTAAATGA
- the LOC137720168 gene encoding pleckstrin homology domain-containing protein 1-like, with protein MASLWRAAMGQTVQPNDYDGIEFWSNPERTGWLTKQGEYIKTWRRRWFVLKQGKLFWFMDSAVNRGSRPRGVIPVASCLTVKGAEDVLNKQYAFELSTRSETMYFIADSEKEKEDWINSIGRSIVQHSRSVTDSEVVDYDSKK; from the coding sequence ATGGCGAGCCTATGGCGGGCCGCGATGGGCCAGACGGTGCAACCCAACGACTACGACGGCATCGAGTTCTGGTCAAACCCCGAACGCACCGGTTGGTTGACTAAACAAGGCGAGTACATAAAGACGTGGCGTCGCCGGTGGTTCGTCCTCAAGCAAGGCAAGCTTTTCTGGTTCATGGACTCCGCCGTCAACCGCGGCTCCAGGCCACGTGGCGTGATCCCAGTGGCGTCGTGCCTCACAGTGAAGGGAGCGGAGGACGTCCTCAACAAGCAGTACGCGTTCGAGCTGTCGACGCGCTCGGAGACGATGTACTTCATCGCCGACtcggagaaggagaaagaggactGGATCAACTCGATCGGACGGTCCATAGTGCAGCATTCGAGGTCCGTCACCGACTCCGAGGTCGTCGATTACGATAGCAAGAAGTGA